In the Malaclemys terrapin pileata isolate rMalTer1 chromosome 12, rMalTer1.hap1, whole genome shotgun sequence genome, one interval contains:
- the LOC128846093 gene encoding olfactory receptor 11A1-like: protein MAKRVDVILGWINRGITSTKVYVTWREEKEETDVYLMETGERENQTSITEFILLGFRNLPELHILFFLLFLVIYIVTMTANIFIVVLVVADQHLHTPMYFFLGNLSCLETCYTSTILPRVLSSLLKGVNTISVSQCITQFYCFALLLTTECYLLAVMSFDRYLAICKPLHYVTRMNGRFCIQLAAGSWISSFIFSTIVISLVSQLEFCGPNEIDHFFCDLTPVIKLSCSNTSLVTLVTLIFSSIDTVPPFLLTLTSYVYIISTILRIPSTTGRQKAFSTCSSHLIVVTIFYGTLMIVYMLPNTGALRAPNKMFSVLYAVFTPLINPLIYSLRNKEVKEALRRALQKCRI from the coding sequence ATATGTCACatggagagaggagaaagaagaaaccGACGTATACCTCATGGAGACAGGAGAAAGGGAAAATCAAACGTCTATCACCGAATTCATCCTGCTGGGATTCAGAAACCTCCCTGAACTGCACATTCTTTTCTTCCTGCTCTTTCTAGTGATCTACATAGTCACCATGACTGCGAACATCTTCATTGTGGtgctagttgtggctgatcagcaccttcacacccccatgtacttcttcctggggaatttgtcctgcttggagacctgctacacctctaCCATCCTGCCCAGGGTGCTATCCAGTCTTCTGAAAGGAGTCAATACCATTTCTGTCAGCCAATGCATCACACAGTTTTACTGCTTTGCTCTGCTACTGACCACTGAGTGTTATCTCCTAGCTGTGATGTCTTTTGATCGCTACTTAGCAATATGTAAACCGCTGCACTATGTCACCCGTATGAATGGCAGGTTCTGTATCCAGCTAGCAGCCGGATCTTGGATAAGTTCATTCATATTTAGTACTATAGTAATATCTTTGGTGTCGCAATTAGAATTCTGCGGCCCTAATGAAATTGATCATTTTTTTTGTGATCTCACCCCAGTTATTAAACTCTCCTGCAGCAACACCAGTCTTGTTACCCTGGTGACCCTTATTTTCTCCTCTATAGACACTGTCCCTCCATTTCTTTTGACCCTGACATCTTATGTTTATATCATTTCCACCATCCTAAGAATCCCTTCTACCACtgggaggcaaaaggccttttccacctgctcctcccaccttaTTGTGGTTACAATCTTCTATGGGACCTTAATGATTGTCTACATGTTACCCAACACTGGTGCACTCAGAGCTCCCAACAAAATGTTTTCTGTCCTTTACGCAGTCTTTACACCCCTGAtcaatcccctcatctacagcctgagaaacaaagaggtcaAGGAGGCGCTGAGGAGAGCTCTCCAGAAATGTAGGATTTAG